A region of Oscillospiraceae bacterium DNA encodes the following proteins:
- a CDS encoding M28 family peptidase — protein MIRFTARQKGRFRLALKAGFEEMGYRPRLEVHKCLGKNRNVIVGDLGKAKVIFTAHYDTPARMLLPNFITPRSIALSILYQLLIGILVLLSMFIHAIGCSFIAVGISLLFTVTETTQTIFTEIGFFIGILFSLYDILGVPNRNNYNDNSSGVVTLFEIAAKLPEELRRDAAFVFFDREEWGSLGSLAFKKRYAKLLADKPVVNFDCVGDGETLAFLFKKAVPEEIREKLKAADGGERKVVYFPSKTTFFPSDHMNFRCGIGAAAFRQNRVLGYYLGRIHTRRDRILN, from the coding sequence ATGATCCGCTTTACTGCCCGCCAAAAGGGCCGGTTTCGGCTTGCCCTTAAGGCGGGTTTTGAGGAGATGGGCTATCGCCCGCGCCTCGAAGTCCACAAGTGCCTCGGCAAAAACCGCAATGTGATCGTCGGCGACCTCGGCAAGGCGAAAGTGATTTTCACGGCGCACTATGACACTCCGGCGAGAATGCTTCTGCCGAATTTCATCACGCCGCGCAGTATCGCTTTATCGATTCTTTACCAACTGTTAATCGGGATTCTTGTTTTATTATCAATGTTTATACATGCAATCGGTTGTTCGTTTATCGCTGTTGGGATTTCATTGCTTTTCACCGTGACGGAAACGACTCAAACCATATTCACGGAAATCGGCTTTTTTATCGGCATTCTGTTTTCCTTGTATGATATTTTGGGTGTTCCGAACCGAAACAACTATAACGACAACTCAAGCGGCGTCGTGACGCTGTTCGAAATCGCGGCGAAACTGCCGGAAGAGTTACGCAGGGATGCCGCGTTCGTCTTTTTCGACCGCGAGGAATGGGGGTCGCTCGGGTCGCTCGCGTTTAAAAAACGGTACGCGAAACTGCTCGCGGACAAGCCGGTCGTCAATTTCGACTGTGTGGGCGACGGGGAAACACTCGCGTTTTTATTCAAAAAGGCCGTACCCGAAGAAATTCGGGAGAAGCTCAAAGCGGCGGACGGCGGAGAGCGGAAAGTCGTTTATTTCCCCTCGAAGACAACCTTCTTCCCGTCCGACCACATGAATTTCAGGTGCGGCATCGGCGCGGCGGCGTTTCGCCAAAACCGCGTTCTCGGCTATTATCTCGGGCGCATCCATACGAGGCGCGACCGCATTTTAAACGA
- a CDS encoding RluA family pseudouridine synthase has protein sequence MGEKIVLTAGESGVRLDKFLADSAGISRAMAAKLTESGAVFVDGIAQAKKYPLKAGQVVTFELPDLEPCAAKPEDIPLDIVYEDDWLLVVNKPRGMVVHPAAGNPDGTLVSALLAHCGNSLSGINGVVRPGIVHRIDKDTSGLLIVAKTDEAHKALAVQIAEHSFTREYEAVVIGHLPQQSGEVSLPIGRSKNDRKKMAATAFNSKPALTKYRVLDEYPGYSHVRLKLETGRTHQIRVHMAALGHPVAGDPLYGGLQKGKNFGGQILHAKHIGFAHPKDGNWLEFESNLPQYFIDFLDQLKGNTPA, from the coding sequence ATGGGTGAAAAAATCGTTTTGACCGCCGGGGAGAGCGGCGTCCGTCTCGATAAATTCCTTGCCGACAGCGCGGGAATCAGCCGCGCGATGGCGGCAAAGCTGACCGAAAGCGGCGCGGTCTTCGTCGACGGGATCGCGCAGGCGAAAAAATATCCGCTGAAAGCCGGGCAGGTTGTGACTTTCGAGCTGCCCGATTTGGAGCCGTGCGCAGCGAAGCCCGAGGACATCCCGCTCGATATCGTCTATGAGGACGACTGGCTGCTCGTCGTCAACAAACCGCGCGGCATGGTTGTGCATCCGGCGGCGGGAAACCCCGACGGGACGCTCGTGAGCGCGCTGCTTGCCCACTGCGGCAATTCGCTTTCGGGCATCAACGGCGTGGTCCGTCCCGGCATCGTCCACCGCATCGACAAAGACACGAGCGGGCTGCTGATCGTCGCAAAAACCGACGAAGCGCACAAGGCCCTCGCCGTCCAGATCGCGGAACACAGCTTTACGCGCGAATACGAGGCGGTGGTGATCGGGCATCTGCCGCAGCAAAGCGGGGAGGTTTCGCTTCCCATCGGGCGCAGCAAAAATGACCGAAAGAAGATGGCGGCGACGGCGTTCAACTCGAAGCCCGCGCTGACCAAATACCGCGTCTTGGACGAATATCCGGGCTATTCCCATGTTCGGCTCAAGCTTGAGACCGGCAGAACCCATCAGATCCGCGTGCATATGGCGGCGCTCGGGCATCCGGTCGCGGGAGACCCGCTCTACGGCGGGCTGCAAAAGGGCAAAAATTTCGGCGGGCAGATTCTGCACGCAAAACACATCGGATTCGCCCACCCGAAAGACGGGAATTGGCTCGAATTCGAGAGCAACCTCCCGCAATATTTTATCGATTTTTTAGACCAACTGAAAGGAAATACCCCTGCATGA
- a CDS encoding HAD family hydrolase encodes MKYHIKDTILISDLDGTLLPQDSKVCDEDVKAIHGYIADGGHFTLATGRMPDMLEYAEILKTNLPCIVGNGSVIYDYHNKKVLWETFLDPIAKTAIPAVMREFPGLGLEMRVLDKLYVSRLNEQVKWHFSWEDQQYTLVNFEETIYNCHKMLLLEEHEVLEQAKAFLESNYPGAFDYVFSCAVFLEIIPRGCTKGDAVPQFKELCGMKNAPVFAMGDYGNDVTLLKAADVSGCPSTALDEVKAVANYITKPVGEGAMAEFISVLREKYLV; translated from the coding sequence ATGAAGTATCACATCAAAGACACGATTTTGATCTCGGACCTCGACGGCACGCTTTTGCCGCAGGACTCGAAAGTGTGCGACGAGGACGTCAAAGCGATTCACGGCTACATCGCCGACGGAGGGCATTTTACGCTCGCGACCGGGCGCATGCCGGACATGCTCGAATACGCCGAAATCCTCAAGACGAATTTGCCCTGCATCGTCGGAAACGGCTCGGTGATCTATGATTATCACAACAAAAAGGTGCTCTGGGAGACGTTTTTGGACCCGATCGCAAAAACGGCGATCCCCGCGGTGATGCGCGAATTCCCCGGACTCGGGCTCGAGATGCGGGTGCTCGACAAGCTCTATGTCTCGCGCCTGAATGAGCAGGTGAAATGGCATTTTTCGTGGGAGGATCAGCAATATACCCTTGTCAACTTTGAGGAAACGATTTATAATTGTCATAAAATGCTGCTGCTCGAGGAACATGAAGTGTTGGAGCAGGCAAAGGCGTTTTTGGAAAGCAACTACCCGGGCGCGTTCGACTATGTGTTTTCGTGCGCGGTGTTTTTGGAGATCATCCCGCGCGGCTGCACCAAAGGCGATGCCGTTCCGCAGTTCAAAGAGCTTTGCGGCATGAAAAACGCGCCGGTTTTCGCGATGGGCGATTACGGCAACGACGTCACGCTGCTCAAAGCGGCCGACGTCTCGGGCTGTCCGTCGACCGCGCTCGACGAGGTCAAAGCCGTCGCGAATTACATCACCAAGCCCGTCGGAGAGGGCGCAATGGCGGAATTTATCTCCGTTTTAAGAGAAAAATATCTCGTTTAG
- the lspA gene encoding signal peptidase II, with amino-acid sequence ADQLLKLWAVNTLQGNPIPLIDGVLEFFYHENKGAAFGMLQGGKLIFIAMTLVITAAGIWAMIKLPLFQKMSVRVCTVMIIAGGFGNNLIDRIFRGYVVDFIYFKLINFPIFNLADSCITCGAIALAAFILFSKDPDKQLKQNG; translated from the coding sequence GCCGACCAGCTTTTAAAGCTCTGGGCGGTCAATACGCTTCAGGGCAATCCGATTCCGCTCATCGACGGGGTGCTGGAGTTTTTTTACCACGAAAATAAAGGCGCCGCGTTCGGGATGCTGCAGGGCGGCAAGCTCATTTTTATCGCCATGACGCTGGTGATCACGGCGGCGGGCATCTGGGCGATGATCAAGCTGCCGTTGTTTCAAAAGATGAGCGTGCGCGTCTGCACCGTGATGATCATCGCGGGCGGGTTCGGCAATAATCTGATCGACCGCATTTTCAGAGGGTACGTCGTCGATTTCATCTATTTCAAGTTGATCAACTTTCCGATTTTCAACCTCGCGGACTCTTGCATCACCTGCGGCGCGATCGCCCTCGCGGCGTTTATCCTGTTTTCCAAGGACCCCGACAAGCAGCTAAAACAAAATGGGTGA